A genomic segment from Dermatobacter hominis encodes:
- a CDS encoding crotonase/enoyl-CoA hydratase family protein, which translates to MSEGASSTAAVTVDRDGPVTIVTIDRPEVRNAVDGPTAQLLADAFRAFDADDDASVAVLAGSGGTFCSGADLIGFSDGRGNRVSEDVADDGPMGPTRMQLSKPVIAAVEGYAVAGGLELALWCDLRVAAEDATFGVYCRRWGVPLIDGGTVRLPRLIGHSHALDLILTGRGVSGDEAQTMGLANRLCPPGQALEAAVALAHQVAGFPQVCMRSDRRSSYDQWDLPFVEAMARETELGLEPIRSGETFAGAERFAGGEGRGGAGV; encoded by the coding sequence GTGAGCGAGGGAGCCTCCAGCACGGCCGCCGTGACGGTGGACCGGGACGGCCCGGTCACGATCGTGACCATCGACCGTCCCGAGGTGCGCAACGCCGTCGACGGGCCCACCGCCCAGCTCCTCGCCGACGCGTTCCGGGCCTTCGACGCCGACGACGACGCGTCGGTCGCGGTGCTCGCCGGGTCCGGCGGCACGTTCTGCTCGGGCGCCGACCTCATCGGCTTCAGCGACGGCCGGGGCAACCGGGTCTCCGAGGACGTGGCCGACGACGGCCCGATGGGCCCCACCCGCATGCAGCTGTCCAAGCCGGTGATCGCCGCCGTCGAGGGCTACGCGGTGGCCGGCGGGCTCGAGCTCGCGCTGTGGTGCGACCTCCGCGTCGCCGCGGAGGACGCCACGTTCGGCGTGTACTGCCGGCGCTGGGGCGTGCCGCTGATCGACGGCGGGACCGTCCGGCTGCCCCGCCTGATCGGTCACAGCCACGCGCTCGACCTCATCCTCACCGGCCGGGGCGTGTCGGGCGACGAGGCCCAGACGATGGGTCTCGCCAACCGGCTGTGCCCCCCGGGCCAGGCCCTCGAGGCGGCCGTGGCGCTCGCCCACCAGGTCGCCGGCTTCCCGCAGGTGTGCATGCGATCGGACCGGCGATCCAGCTACGACCAGTGGGACCTCCCGTTCGTCGAGGCGATGGCCCGGGAGACCGAGCTCGGCCTCGAACCGATCCGCTCGGGCGAGACGTTCGCCGGGGCCGAGCGCTTCGCCGGCGGCGAGGGCCGCGGCGGCGCCGGCGTCTGA
- a CDS encoding alkyl/aryl-sulfatase, whose amino-acid sequence MTGPDLSPKPATPSTAAANDRVAGSLPFADRTDFDLAERGRVTSSPQRQITGEGGGVTWDLDSWSFLEGPAPDTVNPSLWRQSQLCSIEGLFEVVDGIHQVRGFDLSNITFVRGETGWIVIDPLTSAETARAALDLANQELGERPVRAVIYTHSHVDHFAGVRGITTDEDVAAGRVRIIAPSGFLEAAISENVIAGNVMTRRATYMYGTLLPRGPQGLVGSGLGQTAPLGTFGLIAPTELISATGTELVVDGVRIEFQLTPGTEAPAEMNFLFPDHRALCMAENCTAVFHNVYTPRGAQIRDALGWSTYLHESLELYADRADVSFASHHWPRWGAEAMRHHLASQRDLYRYLHDQTMRLANHGLTMLEIAEELALPPSLGDEFFNRDYYGTLNHNVKAVYQRYLGFFDGNPAHLHPLPPVESGRRYVEFMGGADELLRRAQESFDAGDYRWVAQVVDHLVFADPENMAARALQADALEQLGYQSESGPWRSFYLTGAQELRTGPPPVVVKSAEKPDVMAAMTVDMLLQFVGVRLNGPRAAGLDLSFTLEVRDASAEGGGAGAGEVHAVGLANGALHHRAGGPHPDAGATVSTTHAALVAAITAGRLDQLADDGDSTVDGDVGVLSQLSDLLDDFELFFPIVTP is encoded by the coding sequence TTGACCGGTCCCGACCTGTCGCCCAAGCCCGCCACGCCGAGCACCGCCGCGGCGAACGACCGCGTGGCCGGGTCGCTGCCGTTCGCCGACCGGACGGACTTCGACCTTGCGGAGCGGGGTCGCGTGACGTCGTCACCGCAGCGCCAGATCACCGGCGAGGGCGGAGGGGTCACCTGGGACCTGGACTCGTGGTCGTTCCTCGAGGGCCCTGCGCCCGACACCGTGAACCCGAGCCTCTGGCGGCAGTCGCAGCTCTGCTCGATCGAGGGCCTGTTCGAGGTCGTCGACGGCATCCACCAGGTGCGGGGCTTCGACCTGTCCAACATCACGTTCGTCCGCGGGGAGACGGGCTGGATCGTGATCGACCCGCTGACGTCGGCCGAGACCGCCCGGGCCGCGCTCGACCTGGCGAACCAGGAGCTCGGCGAGCGTCCGGTCAGGGCGGTGATCTACACCCACAGCCACGTCGACCACTTCGCCGGCGTGCGGGGCATCACGACCGACGAGGACGTCGCCGCGGGGCGCGTCCGCATCATCGCCCCGTCCGGTTTCCTCGAGGCCGCGATCTCCGAGAACGTCATCGCCGGCAACGTGATGACCCGCCGCGCCACCTACATGTACGGCACGCTCCTGCCCCGGGGGCCGCAGGGCCTCGTGGGGAGCGGGCTGGGCCAGACCGCCCCGCTCGGCACGTTCGGGCTGATCGCGCCGACCGAGCTCATCTCGGCGACGGGGACCGAGCTCGTCGTCGACGGCGTGCGGATCGAGTTCCAGCTCACGCCGGGGACCGAGGCGCCGGCCGAGATGAACTTCCTGTTCCCCGACCACCGGGCGCTGTGCATGGCCGAGAACTGCACGGCGGTGTTCCACAACGTCTACACGCCCCGCGGTGCCCAGATCCGCGACGCGCTCGGCTGGTCGACCTACCTGCACGAGTCGCTGGAGCTCTACGCCGACCGAGCGGATGTCAGCTTCGCCAGCCACCACTGGCCGAGGTGGGGCGCCGAGGCGATGCGCCACCACCTCGCCTCGCAGCGCGACCTCTACCGGTACCTCCACGACCAGACGATGCGCCTGGCCAACCACGGCCTGACGATGCTGGAGATCGCCGAGGAGCTGGCGCTGCCGCCCTCGCTTGGCGACGAGTTCTTCAACCGCGACTACTACGGCACGCTGAACCACAACGTGAAGGCCGTGTACCAGCGGTACCTCGGCTTCTTCGACGGCAACCCGGCGCACCTGCACCCGCTGCCGCCCGTGGAGTCCGGACGGCGGTACGTCGAGTTCATGGGCGGTGCCGACGAGCTGCTGCGGCGGGCGCAGGAGAGCTTCGACGCCGGCGACTACCGGTGGGTCGCGCAGGTGGTCGACCACCTCGTGTTCGCGGACCCCGAGAACATGGCGGCTCGGGCGCTGCAGGCCGACGCGCTCGAGCAGCTCGGCTACCAGTCCGAGTCGGGTCCGTGGCGGTCTTTCTACCTGACGGGTGCGCAGGAGCTCCGCACCGGCCCGCCGCCGGTCGTCGTGAAGAGCGCCGAGAAGCCCGACGTGATGGCGGCGATGACCGTCGACATGCTGCTGCAGTTCGTCGGCGTCCGGCTGAACGGGCCCCGGGCCGCGGGCCTCGACCTGTCGTTCACGCTCGAGGTGCGCGACGCATCCGCCGAGGGCGGCGGTGCCGGCGCGGGCGAGGTCCACGCCGTCGGCCTGGCCAACGGCGCGCTGCACCACCGTGCCGGCGGCCCGCACCCCGACGCGGGGGCGACGGTCAGCACGACCCACGCCGCGCTGGTCGCGGCCATCACCGCCGGTCGTCTGGATCAGCTCGCGGACGACGGGGACAGCACGGTCGACGGCGACGTCGGCGTGCTCTCGCAGCTGTCGGACCTGCTCGACGACTTCGAGCTGTTCTTCCCGATCGTCACGCCCTGA
- a CDS encoding glycosyltransferase codes for MLHGTEGPVTAAGLASWLRGFAVERVEDLVADHAPGWRLPATFGGHRVEPDVAADLAYTLGHLHAGGVEAIAGTPLTDAVRTVLSRIDGTRTHTFFSYRVAETLLRWGPTFDGNPLLDGLTDAEVEQVRIACDSSEWLPLLDESILPLNYAGVLARCESARLRLGLPVDEAVVDDLVERARTVLSSNPGHYLDDSNHHVGRFDIYSADVWLFTQPFADRLGELWDEGMATALALVERVMADDGSAVTWGRSTGPLAGALTIELGALAVARRLGDDASTWLGRAALASSGMPGWFDGGVVNAHQHRDADGYRGPFRRLQLTLDLLGKLAWAANELDRADPALTAAVDGEVLAPRDELIPFDSDRPASVWTHRGPTGGLVVPFVGASRSDYLAAPRAPGRFEVPVDSDLAAWLPVLWHGDRRAVPSGVPASVEHRPGGVRATWGTFTFGAEMDPPAEPYTSPGSATVDYSVSGRTVNARWTVTAERAPDAVSLVVPERPDQPLRVTVHGEAGTHVHVDEVDVSGIAEWRSHWSSFSTVHEVEVEPEPVGDGSIRAEVSLTVTPQLRVASTAFGHHYDRSLYGPLTGLVREVACPWGPLGDATVDAGAVDLLHLHWPEWLAFDDLPTHLSIVEEVKGRRIPVVWTAHNLTPHEKRPDAFDPIYELWATSSDAIIHHSHGGMERFRSRYPSADGALHAVIPHGHFGDLWADHPGTDRDDAERALGLTPCDLRIGIVGAPRREKLVVEFLRGVAASSRDDIQVACWSLADTDEVPHDPRIVVAEPYEMTDSAAYAQRLAVCDLLAMPFDPEGEMLATGTVFDAVGLGMPVLRSDWSFLVEVLGDAGIDVGHTADSVAAALDALDPEAVRSARRAAVVRRDELAWDLISARTLALFEDVLAGR; via the coding sequence ATGCTGCACGGGACCGAGGGACCAGTCACCGCCGCGGGCCTGGCGAGCTGGCTGCGCGGCTTCGCCGTCGAGCGGGTCGAGGACCTCGTCGCGGACCACGCCCCCGGCTGGCGGCTGCCGGCGACGTTCGGCGGCCACCGGGTCGAGCCCGACGTCGCCGCCGACCTCGCCTACACCCTCGGCCACCTCCACGCCGGCGGCGTCGAGGCGATCGCCGGGACGCCGCTCACCGATGCCGTGCGCACGGTGCTGTCGAGGATCGACGGCACCCGCACCCACACGTTCTTCTCCTACCGGGTCGCCGAGACGCTGCTGCGATGGGGGCCGACCTTCGACGGCAACCCCCTCCTCGACGGCCTGACCGACGCCGAGGTCGAGCAGGTCCGCATCGCCTGCGACTCGTCGGAGTGGCTGCCGCTCCTCGACGAGTCGATCCTGCCGCTCAACTACGCCGGCGTCCTGGCCCGGTGCGAGTCGGCGCGGCTGCGCCTCGGGCTCCCGGTGGACGAAGCGGTGGTGGACGACCTCGTCGAACGGGCGCGGACGGTGCTGTCGTCCAACCCCGGGCACTACCTCGACGACTCGAACCACCACGTCGGCCGGTTCGACATCTACTCGGCCGACGTGTGGCTGTTCACCCAGCCGTTCGCCGACCGGCTCGGCGAGCTGTGGGACGAGGGCATGGCCACCGCGCTCGCGCTCGTCGAGCGGGTCATGGCCGACGACGGGAGCGCCGTCACGTGGGGTCGGTCGACCGGCCCGCTCGCGGGGGCCCTGACGATCGAGCTCGGCGCGCTGGCCGTGGCCCGGCGCCTCGGCGACGACGCCTCGACCTGGCTGGGGCGGGCCGCGCTCGCCTCGTCGGGGATGCCCGGCTGGTTCGACGGCGGCGTGGTCAACGCGCACCAGCACCGGGACGCCGACGGGTACCGGGGCCCGTTCCGCCGGCTGCAGCTGACGCTCGACCTCCTCGGCAAGCTGGCGTGGGCCGCCAACGAGCTCGACCGCGCCGACCCCGCGCTCACGGCCGCCGTCGATGGCGAGGTGCTCGCCCCGCGGGACGAGCTGATCCCCTTCGACAGCGACCGTCCAGCATCGGTGTGGACCCACCGTGGTCCGACCGGCGGCCTCGTCGTCCCGTTCGTCGGCGCCAGCCGGAGCGACTACCTGGCCGCCCCGAGGGCGCCGGGCCGGTTCGAGGTCCCGGTCGACTCGGACCTCGCCGCCTGGTTGCCGGTGCTGTGGCACGGCGACCGCCGGGCGGTGCCGTCAGGGGTGCCGGCCTCGGTCGAGCACCGGCCCGGCGGCGTGCGGGCCACGTGGGGGACCTTCACCTTCGGCGCCGAGATGGACCCGCCGGCCGAGCCGTACACCTCGCCCGGGTCCGCCACCGTCGACTACTCGGTCAGCGGGCGGACGGTGAACGCCCGCTGGACGGTCACGGCCGAGCGGGCACCCGATGCCGTCTCGCTCGTCGTCCCGGAGCGACCCGACCAACCGCTGCGCGTCACCGTGCACGGCGAGGCGGGCACGCACGTCCACGTCGACGAGGTCGACGTGAGCGGCATCGCCGAGTGGCGCAGCCACTGGTCGTCGTTCTCGACCGTGCACGAGGTCGAGGTCGAACCCGAGCCGGTCGGCGACGGCTCGATCCGCGCCGAGGTGTCGCTGACCGTCACGCCGCAGCTGCGGGTCGCGTCGACCGCCTTCGGCCACCACTACGACCGCAGCCTCTACGGGCCGCTCACCGGGCTGGTGCGCGAGGTCGCCTGCCCCTGGGGTCCGCTCGGCGACGCCACCGTCGACGCCGGCGCCGTCGACCTCCTCCACCTCCACTGGCCGGAGTGGTTGGCGTTCGACGACCTCCCCACCCACCTCTCGATCGTCGAGGAGGTCAAGGGCCGCCGCATCCCCGTCGTGTGGACGGCGCACAACCTGACCCCGCACGAGAAGCGGCCCGACGCCTTCGACCCGATCTACGAGCTGTGGGCCACCAGCTCCGATGCGATCATCCACCACAGCCACGGCGGGATGGAGCGGTTCCGCAGCCGCTACCCGTCGGCCGACGGGGCCCTCCACGCCGTCATCCCCCATGGCCACTTCGGCGACCTCTGGGCCGACCACCCCGGCACCGACCGCGACGACGCCGAGCGCGCGCTCGGCCTGACGCCGTGTGACCTCCGCATCGGCATCGTCGGGGCCCCCCGCCGGGAGAAGCTCGTCGTCGAGTTCCTCCGCGGCGTCGCCGCCAGCTCCCGCGACGACATCCAGGTGGCGTGCTGGTCGCTCGCCGACACCGACGAGGTGCCCCACGACCCCCGCATCGTGGTGGCCGAGCCGTACGAGATGACCGACAGCGCCGCTTACGCGCAGCGGCTCGCCGTGTGCGACCTGCTGGCGATGCCGTTCGACCCCGAGGGCGAGATGCTCGCCACCGGCACGGTCTTCGACGCCGTCGGGCTCGGCATGCCGGTGCTGCGCTCGGACTGGAGCTTCCTCGTCGAGGTGCTCGGCGACGCCGGCATCGACGTCGGCCACACCGCGGACTCGGTCGCCGCCGCGCTCGACGCGCTCGACCCCGAGGCGGTGCGCTCCGCCCGGCGGGCGGCGGTCGTCCGCCGCGACGAGCTGGCGTGGGACCTCATCTCGGCCCGGACCCTCGCCCTCTTCGAGGACGTCCTCGCCGGCCGCTGA
- a CDS encoding NAD(P)H-dependent amine dehydrogenase family protein has translation MTYRVIQWSTGNVGRHATRLIARHPDLELVGLWVSSPDKAGRDAGEIVGIDPLGVTATSDVDELLALGADCVCYTATADLRPTEAIDDMARILASGANVVSSSVVPLLFPDHVDPMMRAPLEDACTTGGTSCFTSGIDPGFANDLLPLVLTGTAEYVDSVRMMEIVNYATYAQPQVLFETMGFGQPLDATPLILIPGVLGFAWGGVVKAIAGGLGVEVTELREVSERVPTPVDIDLGFGVVEAGTTGALRFEIQGIVDGEPRIVVEHVTRLDDELAPEWPRARGHDGYRVEITGNPSYTLDLQMMGDDGDPNTAGLAGTAGRIVNAIPAVCEARPGLLSVLDLPLITGTGLMR, from the coding sequence ATGACGTACCGGGTGATCCAGTGGAGCACGGGCAACGTGGGGCGCCACGCGACCCGCCTCATCGCCCGCCACCCCGACCTCGAGCTCGTCGGCCTGTGGGTCAGCAGCCCCGACAAGGCGGGCCGCGACGCCGGCGAGATCGTCGGGATCGACCCGCTCGGGGTCACGGCGACGAGCGACGTCGACGAGCTGCTCGCGCTCGGCGCCGACTGCGTCTGCTACACCGCCACCGCCGACCTCCGCCCCACCGAGGCGATCGACGACATGGCCCGCATCCTCGCCTCCGGTGCCAACGTCGTGTCGTCGTCGGTCGTGCCGCTGCTGTTCCCCGACCACGTCGACCCGATGATGCGGGCGCCGCTCGAGGACGCCTGCACGACCGGCGGCACGTCGTGCTTCACCTCGGGCATCGACCCAGGCTTCGCCAACGACCTCCTGCCGCTGGTGCTGACCGGCACCGCCGAGTACGTCGACTCGGTTCGGATGATGGAGATCGTCAACTACGCCACGTACGCCCAGCCCCAGGTGCTGTTCGAGACGATGGGCTTCGGTCAGCCGCTCGACGCCACGCCCCTGATCCTCATCCCCGGCGTGCTCGGCTTCGCCTGGGGCGGCGTGGTCAAGGCCATCGCCGGCGGCCTGGGCGTCGAGGTGACCGAGCTGCGCGAGGTCAGCGAGCGGGTCCCGACGCCGGTCGACATCGACCTCGGCTTCGGCGTGGTCGAGGCCGGCACGACGGGAGCCCTGCGGTTCGAGATCCAGGGGATCGTCGACGGCGAGCCCAGGATCGTGGTCGAGCACGTCACCCGGCTCGACGACGAGCTCGCCCCGGAGTGGCCCAGGGCCCGCGGCCACGACGGCTACCGCGTCGAGATCACCGGGAACCCGAGCTACACGCTCGACCTGCAGATGATGGGCGACGACGGCGACCCGAACACCGCCGGGCTCGCCGGCACCGCCGGTCGGATCGTCAACGCGATCCCCGCCGTCTGCGAGGCCCGGCCGGGGCTGCTGTCGGTGCTCGACCTGCCGCTGATCACCGGCACGGGCCTGATGCGCTGA
- a CDS encoding adenylate/guanylate cyclase domain-containing protein, with amino-acid sequence MEQAALDVPGPARARATVRGVVLLQLLANGLGLAAVVAYFQFLFPGSAEGELESRTINLIAFGIYVGVMVLVAFPINALLLRRAVSWVRLGNPPSERQRRFLFSLPAFETLSALVSWFGAAILFGAINQDVQRISFGLALAGVITCTLLYLLLEGYFRPLYALALVDAELPEDRRDVLPRLMLAWLLGSAVPLLAIGLNPLIAPVPLDGDRLAWIAVVGALAGGLVMAIASISVSRPLNRVRDALRRIEQGDLDVHVPVDDLGELGRLAEGVNDLVAGIREREALRDLFGRQVGQADLADLALSHDEPTRTGDRREVTVLFVDLRGYTRFSERHSPEDVVGMLNRFFSIVVAVVDREGGWINKFEGDAALCLFGAPQDEPDHAARALRAAAAIPRELERSDGLLRAGIGVATGEVIAGFVGTPERFEYTVIGDVVNVASRLCDLAKDDGTGVLATRATVDAAGRPEEWQPAGRIAVRGRREKAEVYSLAPEPGPWWARITPRSARASRSAP; translated from the coding sequence GTGGAGCAGGCCGCGCTGGACGTCCCGGGACCGGCGCGGGCCCGCGCCACCGTCCGGGGCGTCGTGCTGCTCCAGCTGCTCGCCAACGGCCTCGGCCTGGCCGCGGTCGTCGCCTACTTCCAGTTCCTGTTCCCCGGCTCCGCCGAGGGCGAGCTCGAGTCCCGCACGATCAACCTGATCGCGTTCGGCATCTACGTGGGCGTGATGGTCCTCGTGGCGTTCCCGATCAATGCGCTGCTCCTCCGCCGGGCGGTGAGCTGGGTCCGGCTCGGCAACCCGCCGTCGGAGCGCCAGCGCCGGTTCCTGTTCAGCCTCCCCGCCTTCGAGACGCTGTCCGCGCTCGTGTCGTGGTTCGGCGCCGCGATCCTGTTCGGCGCGATCAACCAGGACGTGCAGCGCATCTCGTTCGGCCTCGCCCTGGCCGGCGTGATCACCTGCACGCTGCTCTACCTGCTGCTCGAGGGGTACTTCCGACCGCTCTACGCGCTGGCGCTCGTCGACGCCGAGCTGCCCGAGGACCGCCGGGACGTGCTGCCCCGGCTGATGCTGGCGTGGCTGCTGGGCAGCGCCGTCCCGCTGCTGGCCATCGGGCTCAACCCGCTGATCGCGCCGGTGCCGCTCGACGGCGATCGCCTCGCCTGGATCGCAGTCGTCGGTGCGCTCGCGGGCGGCCTCGTGATGGCGATCGCGTCCATCTCGGTGTCGCGCCCGCTGAACCGCGTGCGCGACGCGCTGCGCCGGATCGAGCAGGGCGACCTCGACGTGCACGTGCCGGTCGACGACCTCGGCGAGCTCGGCCGGCTGGCCGAGGGCGTCAACGACCTCGTCGCCGGCATCCGCGAGCGCGAAGCGCTGCGCGACCTCTTCGGTCGCCAGGTCGGGCAGGCCGACCTCGCGGACCTGGCGCTGTCCCACGACGAGCCCACCCGGACCGGGGACCGCCGCGAGGTCACGGTGCTGTTCGTCGACCTCCGCGGCTACACCCGGTTCTCGGAGCGCCACAGCCCCGAGGACGTCGTCGGCATGCTCAACCGCTTCTTCTCGATCGTTGTCGCCGTCGTCGACCGGGAGGGCGGCTGGATCAACAAGTTCGAGGGCGACGCCGCCCTCTGCCTCTTCGGCGCACCGCAGGACGAGCCGGACCACGCGGCGCGAGCGCTGCGGGCCGCAGCGGCGATCCCCCGCGAGCTCGAACGCTCCGACGGCCTGCTGCGGGCCGGCATCGGCGTCGCCACCGGCGAGGTGATCGCCGGGTTCGTCGGGACACCCGAGCGGTTCGAGTACACCGTGATCGGCGACGTCGTGAACGTGGCCTCCCGGCTGTGCGACCTGGCCAAGGACGACGGCACCGGCGTGCTGGCGACCCGGGCCACCGTCGACGCCGCGGGCCGGCCCGAGGAGTGGCAGCCCGCCGGGCGCATCGCCGTGCGCGGGCGACGGGAGAAGGCAGAGGTCTACTCGCTGGCGCCGGAGCCGGGCCCCTGGTGGGCGAGGATCACGCCGCGATCCGCGAGGGCGAGCCGCAGCGCGCCGTAG
- a CDS encoding MBL fold metallo-hydrolase: MGTGPTPGPDHVRPGYVRGLHEVADGVHAYLQPDGGWGWSNAGLITGDGGSLLVDTLFDSNLTREMLDSMRPITGTRPIGTLVNTHANGDHCYGNGLVGDPAASGSAGSVEIIASRATAEEMDDVPPELLGAMVDNDLGDEDLNRYVDAAFGRFDFAGATPAPPTRTFDGSLGLDVAGTAVELIEAGPAHTAGDVIVHVPDAGVVFVGDLGFIGGTPIVWAGPLGNWCDAIDLVAGLGVHTVVPGHGPVCGVAELLEVRDYLCHVEREATERFEGGMSAEEAIADIDLDRWADLGERERIVVNVHTVYRHLDPDAPRPDVLELFRQMAVYGRS; encoded by the coding sequence ATGGGGACGGGGCCGACGCCCGGGCCGGACCACGTGCGTCCCGGCTACGTCCGGGGGCTGCACGAGGTCGCCGACGGCGTCCACGCGTACCTGCAGCCCGACGGCGGCTGGGGGTGGTCGAACGCCGGGCTGATCACGGGCGACGGCGGCTCGCTGCTCGTCGACACGTTGTTCGACTCGAACCTCACCCGCGAGATGCTCGACTCGATGCGGCCGATCACCGGCACCCGGCCGATCGGCACGCTCGTCAACACCCATGCCAACGGCGACCACTGCTACGGCAACGGGCTGGTTGGCGATCCCGCCGCCAGCGGGTCGGCGGGATCGGTCGAGATCATCGCCTCACGGGCGACGGCCGAGGAGATGGACGACGTCCCTCCCGAGCTGCTCGGCGCCATGGTCGACAACGACCTCGGCGACGAGGACCTCAACCGCTACGTCGACGCGGCGTTCGGCCGGTTCGACTTCGCCGGTGCCACGCCCGCCCCGCCGACGCGCACCTTCGACGGGTCGCTGGGCCTCGACGTCGCCGGCACCGCCGTCGAGCTGATCGAGGCCGGGCCGGCCCACACCGCGGGCGACGTGATCGTCCACGTGCCGGACGCGGGCGTCGTCTTCGTCGGCGACCTCGGCTTCATCGGCGGCACGCCGATCGTGTGGGCCGGACCGCTCGGCAACTGGTGCGACGCGATCGACCTGGTCGCCGGGCTCGGCGTCCACACCGTGGTCCCCGGCCACGGTCCGGTGTGCGGGGTGGCCGAGCTGCTCGAGGTCCGCGACTACCTCTGCCACGTGGAGCGCGAGGCGACCGAGCGGTTCGAGGGCGGCATGTCGGCCGAGGAAGCGATCGCCGACATCGACCTCGACCGGTGGGCGGACCTCGGCGAGCGCGAGCGCATCGTCGTCAACGTCCACACCGTCTACCGGCACCTGGACCCCGACGCCCCCCGGCCCGACGTGCTCGAGCTGTTCCGCCAGATGGCGGTCTACGGCCGCTCGTGA
- a CDS encoding SHOCT domain-containing protein, translating to MILADVNLGEILWTTLVIFFMIMYFMILFSILGDLFRDHEESGWAKAVWVIFLIIFPFLTALIYLIVRGNGMAKRNLKAQADAQQQFNDYVQQVAGSGGSPADQIAQAKQLLDSGAIDQAEYDALKAKALG from the coding sequence ATGATCCTGGCCGACGTGAACCTGGGCGAGATCCTGTGGACCACCCTGGTCATCTTCTTCATGATCATGTACTTCATGATCCTCTTCAGCATCCTGGGGGATCTGTTCCGGGATCACGAGGAGAGCGGCTGGGCCAAGGCGGTGTGGGTGATCTTCCTGATCATCTTCCCGTTCCTCACCGCGCTGATCTACCTGATCGTGCGGGGCAACGGCATGGCCAAGCGCAACCTCAAGGCGCAGGCCGACGCCCAGCAGCAGTTCAACGACTACGTCCAGCAGGTCGCCGGCAGCGGCGGGTCACCAGCGGACCAGATCGCGCAGGCCAAGCAGCTGCTCGACTCGGGCGCGATCGACCAGGCCGAGTACGACGCGCTCAAGGCGAAGGCGCTCGGCTGA
- a CDS encoding hydroxyacid dehydrogenase: MGDAADRPTILLAMMPGLLDYAFTPEQRARLDAVGEVLNGGEPLDDLSSPESLDLLARADVLVGHWGCPTLTEEVMAAAPRLQLFAYAAGTVKWQVTDAVWERDVRVTSAAAANAVPVAEYTVAAILFANKGVFSFAARERDPEALVPIDPTRIGNVGRRVGLVGASHVGRIVIELLQPYDLELAVADPYLSDEDARSLGVARMELDELCAWAELLSLHAPEVEATKGMIGAAQLTAMPDGATLVNTARGGLIDEDALVAELSTGRIAAVLDVTAVEPTPADSPLRTLPNVFLTPHVAGAAGTEMVRLAELAVEEVERWSRGEPARYPVVAADLDRIA; encoded by the coding sequence ATGGGCGACGCCGCTGACCGACCGACGATCCTCCTGGCGATGATGCCGGGGCTCCTCGACTACGCCTTCACCCCGGAGCAGCGGGCCCGGCTCGACGCGGTCGGCGAGGTCCTCAACGGGGGCGAGCCGCTGGACGACCTGTCATCGCCCGAGTCGCTCGACCTGCTCGCCCGCGCCGACGTGCTGGTCGGCCACTGGGGCTGCCCGACGTTGACCGAGGAGGTCATGGCCGCCGCGCCCCGGCTGCAGCTGTTCGCGTACGCCGCCGGGACGGTGAAGTGGCAGGTGACCGACGCGGTGTGGGAGCGCGACGTCCGGGTGACCTCGGCGGCGGCCGCCAACGCCGTGCCCGTGGCCGAGTACACGGTGGCGGCGATCCTGTTCGCCAACAAGGGCGTCTTCTCGTTCGCGGCGCGGGAGCGCGACCCCGAGGCGTTGGTGCCGATCGACCCGACCCGCATCGGCAACGTCGGCCGGCGCGTCGGCCTGGTCGGCGCGTCGCACGTCGGTCGCATCGTCATCGAGCTGCTGCAGCCCTACGACCTCGAGCTCGCCGTGGCCGACCCGTACCTGTCCGACGAGGACGCCCGCTCGCTCGGCGTCGCCCGCATGGAGCTCGACGAGCTGTGCGCGTGGGCGGAGCTGCTCAGCCTCCATGCCCCGGAGGTCGAGGCCACCAAGGGGATGATCGGCGCGGCGCAGCTGACGGCCATGCCCGACGGCGCCACGTTGGTGAACACGGCCCGCGGCGGTCTGATCGACGAGGACGCGCTGGTCGCCGAGCTGTCGACCGGACGGATCGCGGCCGTGCTCGACGTGACCGCGGTGGAGCCGACCCCGGCCGACTCGCCCCTGCGGACGCTGCCCAACGTGTTCCTCACCCCGCACGTCGCCGGCGCCGCCGGCACCGAGATGGTGCGACTGGCCGAGCTGGCCGTCGAGGAGGTCGAGCGGTGGTCGCGGGGCGAGCCGGCGCGCTACCCGGTCGTCGCGGCCGACCTGGACCGCATCGCCTGA